Proteins encoded together in one Mycobacterium sp. MS1601 window:
- a CDS encoding ATP-binding protein, protein MTRGHGRVAPLIGRTHEFASLTSAASSITHEGCAFVIEGEAGVGKTTMLDAVAQWADDAGFAVLSCAGVQCQTKVGYAAVHELVHPLMNHAEALPTHQRKALLAAFGMAAYPPPDPLSIGVAMLGLIEEAAAHRPLILIVDDAQWLDGSSLHVLTFVGRRLATAPVMLLCANRPGSDGAPTRLVALSRFPLGPVDDVTSRALLTEAVAATGEPSLGEVTQRRILMAAGGNPLAIAELTKAVVAAGEQSVLASTAPLPTTRRLERIFLEQLESLPEASCRLLSLISAGDDVSLTELIDAAQTIGLSEDDLDPLERSELIVLGNGVVRVRHPLIRSVAYRSSALSQRSAFHRALAEAATDPTRAVWQRAAAAYGPDETIAAELEAVAGHAQRRGANDEAATALRRAAVLTPSPEPRVRRLVAAILPAYRAGLTADALDILDEVEPLAADTMDLFELAFARFTMGISTGVAAPRVLDLVALANRLGAEGAREQQVRLLGAAAAQCRMHGMNEQDRHAVAESLHALAPLADPGVDIALATVDDTKYASDFRARAGDLRARVDGDLTALMSMGLAAESVSDLAVAQDCWDDAIRVAHEVGAPTIECEALRGAARAQIIAGHLQEATISAQGALRIATDANLDVSVGAAAALLCRIHAWKGELRSAEQALAVARQHLPSDTPLMWTDDLAWAGGVSGLVRRDHAEAFTELAQMTRDRGARRWAIADLAEAAAGTGRGDTIGHLIEEIASQAATLGSEHITMLVHRGRALVSNDPRETEHHFRAALQCGAAADAPLEYARTQLCFGEWLRRRRRIVDARAQLSPALRTFEARGALPFAERTRAELRAAGVQLAGQSAVDDRGAELTPQELQIARMAAQGLSNRQIADRIYVSHRTVAAHLYKIFPKLGITSRNQLRDVLGAPVRA, encoded by the coding sequence ATGACCCGGGGACACGGGCGTGTGGCGCCGTTGATCGGCCGCACCCACGAGTTCGCATCACTGACGTCGGCGGCCTCCAGCATCACCCATGAGGGCTGCGCGTTTGTCATCGAAGGTGAAGCCGGCGTCGGCAAGACGACGATGCTCGATGCCGTCGCGCAGTGGGCCGATGATGCCGGGTTCGCCGTCCTGTCGTGTGCCGGAGTGCAGTGCCAGACCAAGGTGGGTTACGCCGCCGTCCACGAACTGGTGCACCCGCTGATGAACCACGCCGAGGCGTTGCCGACCCATCAGCGCAAAGCGTTGCTGGCGGCATTCGGGATGGCGGCCTATCCGCCCCCCGATCCGTTGTCGATCGGCGTGGCGATGCTCGGCCTGATCGAAGAGGCCGCGGCACACCGGCCACTGATTCTCATCGTCGATGACGCTCAGTGGTTGGATGGCTCATCCCTGCATGTACTGACCTTCGTCGGACGCCGCTTGGCGACTGCGCCGGTGATGTTGCTGTGCGCCAACCGGCCTGGCTCCGACGGCGCACCGACACGACTGGTCGCGTTGTCGCGCTTCCCGCTCGGGCCCGTCGACGACGTGACCTCGCGTGCGCTGCTGACCGAGGCGGTGGCAGCCACGGGGGAGCCCAGCCTCGGCGAGGTGACGCAGCGTCGAATCCTCATGGCTGCCGGCGGTAATCCGCTGGCGATCGCCGAGTTGACCAAGGCGGTGGTCGCGGCGGGCGAACAGAGTGTGCTGGCCAGCACGGCGCCGTTGCCGACCACCCGTCGCCTCGAGCGGATCTTTCTCGAGCAGTTGGAGTCCTTGCCGGAAGCCAGCTGCCGGCTCCTGTCCCTGATCTCAGCAGGCGATGACGTTTCTTTGACCGAGCTGATCGATGCGGCCCAGACAATCGGGCTCAGCGAGGACGATCTGGATCCGTTGGAGCGCAGCGAGTTGATCGTCCTCGGTAACGGCGTTGTGCGCGTGCGTCATCCACTGATCCGGTCGGTTGCCTACCGGTCGTCGGCACTGTCGCAGCGATCGGCGTTCCATCGGGCTCTCGCCGAGGCGGCCACCGACCCGACGCGTGCGGTGTGGCAGCGTGCGGCGGCAGCCTATGGTCCCGACGAGACCATTGCCGCCGAGCTGGAAGCCGTGGCCGGCCATGCACAACGTCGAGGTGCCAATGACGAGGCGGCGACGGCGTTGCGGCGTGCCGCGGTGTTGACGCCCTCACCGGAACCCAGGGTGCGGCGACTGGTGGCAGCGATCCTGCCTGCCTACCGGGCGGGGTTGACGGCCGATGCCCTGGACATCCTGGACGAAGTGGAACCGCTGGCCGCCGACACCATGGATCTGTTCGAACTCGCGTTTGCCCGCTTCACCATGGGTATCAGCACGGGTGTCGCGGCGCCCAGGGTGCTGGACCTGGTGGCCTTGGCGAACCGACTCGGCGCAGAAGGCGCACGAGAGCAACAGGTTCGGCTACTCGGTGCCGCGGCTGCCCAGTGTCGGATGCACGGGATGAACGAGCAGGACCGGCATGCGGTGGCCGAGAGCCTGCACGCGCTGGCTCCGCTGGCCGACCCCGGCGTCGACATCGCGTTGGCCACCGTCGACGACACCAAGTACGCCAGCGACTTCCGGGCCCGTGCCGGTGACCTGCGTGCCCGGGTGGACGGCGACCTCACCGCCTTGATGTCCATGGGTCTGGCCGCGGAGTCGGTGTCCGATCTGGCAGTGGCGCAGGACTGTTGGGATGACGCCATCCGCGTGGCCCACGAGGTGGGAGCGCCCACCATCGAGTGCGAGGCGCTGCGCGGGGCGGCGCGGGCGCAGATCATTGCCGGACACCTTCAGGAGGCGACGATCAGCGCACAGGGTGCACTGCGTATCGCCACCGACGCCAACCTGGACGTCAGCGTCGGCGCCGCGGCCGCCCTGCTGTGCCGTATCCACGCGTGGAAGGGTGAATTGCGGTCGGCGGAGCAGGCTCTGGCTGTGGCGCGACAGCATCTGCCCAGTGACACGCCGCTGATGTGGACAGACGATCTGGCCTGGGCCGGCGGGGTGTCGGGGTTGGTGAGACGTGATCACGCCGAGGCGTTCACCGAACTCGCACAGATGACGCGCGACCGCGGCGCGCGCCGGTGGGCCATCGCGGATCTGGCCGAGGCCGCGGCCGGGACCGGGCGCGGCGACACGATAGGTCACCTCATCGAGGAGATTGCCTCGCAGGCGGCGACACTGGGTTCGGAACACATCACGATGCTGGTGCACCGAGGCCGGGCGCTGGTGTCGAATGACCCCCGCGAGACCGAGCACCATTTCCGTGCTGCGCTCCAGTGCGGGGCGGCGGCAGACGCGCCACTGGAGTACGCGCGTACCCAACTGTGTTTCGGGGAGTGGTTACGGCGCCGGCGTCGCATCGTCGACGCCCGTGCTCAGTTGTCCCCGGCTCTGCGGACATTCGAGGCCCGAGGAGCCCTGCCCTTCGCCGAGCGCACCCGTGCCGAACTGCGTGCGGCCGGAGTGCAGCTAGCGGGTCAGTCCGCTGTCGACGATCGTGGAGCAGAGTTGACGCCGCAGGAACTGCAGATAGCCCGGATGGCCGCGCAAGGGCTGAGCAACCGCCAGATCGCCGACCGGATATACGTATCCCACCGGACTGTGGCGGCGCACCTGTACAAGATCTTCCCCAAGCTGGGTATCACCAGCCGCAACCAATTGCGGGATGTGCTGGGGGCGCCGGTCCGGGCATAG
- a CDS encoding winged helix-turn-helix transcriptional regulator, producing the protein MKKKLNDDCPIARAMAVLGERWSMLILREAMQGRSRFSDFRSELGVAPDILSSRLSALVAAGVFEVVDYQEPGDRRRQRYELTEAGHEASTILVALGQWGRTHLPSDTDSGYRFVETASGKPVRAVLSRRDGRIIEPTEVLLAPRPGETVSQPIPPDAPN; encoded by the coding sequence ATGAAGAAGAAGCTGAACGACGACTGCCCCATCGCGCGTGCCATGGCAGTGCTGGGTGAACGATGGTCCATGCTGATCCTGCGCGAGGCCATGCAGGGACGGTCCCGGTTCTCCGACTTCCGCAGCGAACTCGGCGTGGCGCCCGACATTCTGAGCAGTCGGCTTTCGGCACTGGTTGCCGCGGGCGTCTTCGAGGTCGTCGACTACCAGGAGCCCGGTGACCGGCGGCGCCAACGTTACGAACTGACCGAGGCCGGTCACGAGGCCAGCACAATCCTTGTCGCGCTGGGACAGTGGGGCCGGACCCATCTGCCGTCGGACACCGACAGTGGCTACCGTTTCGTCGAGACCGCCAGCGGCAAGCCGGTGCGGGCGGTGTTGAGCCGCCGCGACGGCCGGATCATCGAACCCACCGAGGTGCTGCTGGCACCGCGCCCCGGTGAAACAGTCAGCCAACCTATACCGCCCGACGCACCCAACTGA
- a CDS encoding ABC transporter ATP-binding protein/permease, with product MSRIPVSFAALMLVALGVLVALGPMLAPYSPTEAHGMPFQTPSARHLLGTDFVGRDVLSRVLHGGHRLIVLAATALTASYALGVVIGLTAGMRRRADGWLMRPVDVIIVLPWFLLVAVMAAAVGKGPLAIMCATAIVSTPWVARIVRTATIELMSTGFVEAAQARGESTWRIATRQILPNLRPVLIADAGIRLSATVAVVTASSFLGLGTAQPAPDWALMVAENHSGIGIAPLSVLVPALLITTLVVGVNLLADQVGGSPVGSSATVSQHNRTEHDGGLHMQDVTVTAPGGRRILDEVNLDVAAGGSIALVGPSGAGKTTLALAMLGAVAPGLSLQGTVRLPAAHRRAVGYVPQDPATGLNPALRIETAFREVQRVYGRRGHAEISTALRDVDLPTDRQFRRRYPHQLSGGQQQRVLLAMALIGDPAVVVLDEPTTGLDSATAEVLVATLAKLRAATGATFVVITHDLAAVRCLVDEVVTVRGGRLTSGEPATLTPRPAPARLDPTVEPTLLADHLTIGYGRVPALDGLTLGIGRGECVALVGRSGTGKSTLARCLAGLHRPASGRILLGGVELAPAASARTPDQLRAIALVFQNPRRSLNPRCTVAVELNHALRLVPGMSRDRRASAARRLTELVGLEPALLTRRTGTLSGGQAQRVALARALAPGPRLLICDEITSSLDHDSRDDILDLLRRLTSAGVSVLFISHDEEAVARVAHRVIRVG from the coding sequence GTGAGCCGTATCCCAGTGAGCTTCGCGGCGCTGATGCTTGTGGCCCTGGGTGTGCTGGTGGCGTTGGGGCCGATGCTGGCGCCGTATTCACCCACCGAGGCCCACGGCATGCCGTTCCAGACACCGTCCGCGCGCCACCTGCTCGGCACCGATTTTGTGGGCCGAGACGTCCTGTCACGCGTGCTCCACGGTGGCCACCGATTGATCGTCCTCGCGGCGACGGCGCTCACCGCCTCCTACGCGCTGGGTGTGGTGATCGGCTTGACCGCCGGAATGCGCCGCCGCGCCGACGGCTGGCTGATGCGACCGGTCGACGTCATCATCGTATTGCCCTGGTTCCTCCTGGTGGCGGTGATGGCCGCGGCGGTCGGTAAGGGGCCACTGGCGATCATGTGCGCGACGGCCATCGTGTCCACCCCATGGGTGGCGCGGATAGTGCGGACCGCCACCATCGAACTGATGTCAACCGGGTTCGTCGAGGCCGCGCAGGCGCGCGGCGAGAGCACGTGGCGCATCGCGACCCGCCAGATCCTGCCCAATCTGCGTCCGGTGCTGATCGCCGACGCCGGCATCCGGTTGTCGGCCACCGTCGCCGTGGTGACAGCCAGTAGTTTCCTCGGGCTCGGCACTGCTCAACCGGCACCGGACTGGGCGTTGATGGTGGCCGAGAACCATTCGGGAATCGGTATCGCCCCGCTGAGCGTGCTGGTTCCCGCACTGCTCATCACGACGCTGGTTGTGGGGGTCAACCTGCTTGCCGACCAGGTTGGGGGATCACCGGTGGGCAGCTCTGCGACTGTGTCACAACACAACCGGACCGAACACGACGGCGGTCTGCACATGCAGGATGTCACCGTCACTGCTCCCGGCGGCAGACGGATCCTCGATGAGGTGAACCTCGACGTGGCCGCGGGCGGGAGCATCGCGCTGGTGGGCCCCTCCGGAGCGGGCAAGACCACCCTGGCACTTGCGATGCTGGGTGCCGTTGCACCGGGGCTGAGTTTGCAAGGGACTGTTCGCCTTCCGGCCGCGCATCGCCGCGCTGTGGGGTATGTGCCGCAAGACCCGGCGACGGGACTGAATCCGGCGTTACGGATCGAGACTGCCTTCCGGGAGGTGCAACGGGTGTACGGAAGGCGGGGCCATGCAGAGATCAGTACTGCGCTGCGTGACGTGGATCTGCCCACCGACCGGCAGTTCCGGCGCCGGTATCCCCATCAGCTCTCCGGTGGACAGCAGCAGCGAGTGCTCCTTGCGATGGCGTTGATCGGCGATCCGGCGGTGGTGGTGCTCGACGAACCGACCACCGGTCTGGACAGCGCGACCGCCGAGGTTCTTGTCGCCACGCTGGCGAAGCTGCGTGCCGCAACCGGTGCGACGTTCGTCGTCATCACCCACGATCTGGCAGCGGTGCGCTGCCTCGTCGACGAGGTCGTCACGGTCCGCGGCGGCCGACTCACCTCCGGGGAGCCCGCCACGCTCACCCCTCGTCCGGCTCCCGCGCGGCTGGACCCGACTGTGGAACCAACCTTGCTCGCCGACCATCTGACGATCGGGTACGGGCGCGTTCCGGCCCTCGACGGTCTGACGCTCGGCATCGGGCGCGGCGAATGTGTCGCCCTGGTAGGCAGGTCGGGCACCGGCAAGTCCACCCTGGCGCGCTGCCTGGCCGGACTGCACCGCCCGGCATCCGGCCGCATCCTGCTCGGCGGCGTGGAGCTGGCGCCTGCAGCATCGGCCCGCACGCCCGATCAGCTGCGCGCCATCGCGCTGGTGTTCCAGAATCCCCGTCGCTCACTGAATCCCCGCTGCACCGTCGCAGTGGAACTGAACCACGCTCTGCGGCTGGTGCCCGGCATGTCCCGGGACCGCCGGGCAAGTGCGGCACGACGGTTGACGGAGCTGGTCGGCCTCGAACCGGCACTGCTCACCCGGCGGACGGGCACACTGTCCGGCGGGCAGGCACAGCGAGTGGCACTGGCCCGCGCGTTGGCTCCGGGGCCGCGGTTGCTGATCTGCGACGAGATCACCTCCTCACTGGACCACGACAGCCGCGACGACATTCTGGATCTGCTGCGTCGTCTGACCTCTGCAGGTGTGAGCGTGTTGTTCATCAGCCACGATGAGGAAGCAGTGGCCAGGGTGGCCCACCGGGTGATCCGGGTGGGGTGA
- a CDS encoding ABC transporter permease codes for MARYLARRMAGALLVVVIVAAAVFWLFELLPGDAATILLSRQGAGQPDPRQLEMLRAELGLDRPALERFAEWAAGLAGGDLGVSLLSQRPVSEIIAPLLGNSMVLAAVTVAILIPLSVTLGLAAGARPGTRLDKVVSSVALSAESVPPFVIGVLCISWLALGLGWFPAVSLVPRGTSPLERPEILVLPVLCLLCGLAPHPIRVARAQMGEVMSSDYITAARINGIPERRLVLRHAAPNALSAALHPLAGAVVGLVGGIAIVEVLFAYPGLAHELLRAISGRDLPFVQSAAVLLAAFGVFAYLIADIVAMLLTPSGRNVLRR; via the coding sequence GTGGCTCGTTATCTCGCCCGTCGGATGGCCGGCGCGCTGCTGGTGGTGGTGATCGTCGCCGCCGCGGTGTTCTGGTTGTTCGAACTGCTGCCGGGCGATGCGGCCACCATCCTGCTGTCCCGGCAGGGAGCCGGACAGCCCGATCCCCGCCAACTCGAGATGTTGAGGGCTGAATTGGGGCTCGACCGTCCGGCTTTGGAGAGATTCGCCGAATGGGCGGCCGGACTGGCCGGCGGTGATCTCGGGGTCTCGTTGCTGTCACAACGACCGGTGTCGGAGATCATCGCCCCGCTGTTGGGCAACTCCATGGTGCTGGCGGCGGTCACCGTCGCGATCCTGATCCCGCTGTCGGTGACCCTGGGACTGGCGGCGGGCGCACGCCCGGGAACCCGCTTGGACAAGGTGGTCAGTTCGGTGGCCCTGTCCGCGGAGTCGGTGCCGCCGTTTGTCATCGGAGTGTTGTGCATCTCGTGGTTGGCGCTGGGACTCGGCTGGTTCCCTGCTGTCTCGCTGGTACCCCGAGGCACCAGCCCCCTGGAGCGGCCGGAGATCCTGGTGCTGCCGGTACTGTGTCTGCTCTGCGGCCTTGCGCCCCATCCCATCCGGGTGGCCCGCGCTCAGATGGGCGAGGTGATGAGCAGCGACTACATCACGGCTGCCCGGATCAACGGCATACCCGAGCGGCGACTGGTGTTGCGCCACGCGGCACCCAACGCGCTGTCGGCGGCCCTGCACCCCCTGGCTGGAGCCGTGGTGGGGCTGGTGGGTGGGATCGCCATCGTGGAGGTGCTCTTCGCCTACCCCGGCCTGGCACACGAACTGCTGAGGGCCATCTCGGGTCGTGACCTGCCGTTCGTGCAATCTGCAGCGGTACTGCTGGCCGCCTTCGGCGTGTTCGCCTATCTGATCGCCGATATCGTGGCGATGCTGCTCACCCCATCCGGCCGGAATGTGTTGCGGCGGTGA
- a CDS encoding zinc-binding dehydrogenase yields MSTYRAYQVTGQRNFEMVELDVCDPADGQVRIRTLACGVCHSDVLAVEGQREDPTQPMVPGHEVVGTIDAVGPGVDGRWQVGDRVGLGFLGGQCGQCEFCRYGDFVNCTDQPLPGTTVDGGYAEMVYARASGLVRVPDGFDALTAAPLLCAGVTVFNALRTGQAPLNTLVAVQGIGGLGHLGVHYAKAMGYRVAAIARGTEKAALARSLGADHYIDSSVEDTAQALRDLGGATAVVATAANGSSMAGLVAGLRPRGRLVVVGASPEPIPVQSSDLIFGGRSVVGSLTGSAIENEDNLDFALTHQIAPMIEPLPFADAPAAYERMMSGRARFRVVLDFAATTGR; encoded by the coding sequence GTGAGCACATATCGGGCCTATCAGGTCACCGGGCAGCGGAACTTCGAGATGGTGGAGTTGGACGTCTGCGACCCTGCAGACGGCCAGGTGCGTATCCGCACCCTGGCGTGCGGCGTCTGCCACAGCGATGTGCTGGCCGTCGAGGGACAACGGGAGGATCCGACGCAGCCGATGGTCCCCGGCCACGAAGTGGTCGGGACCATCGATGCGGTAGGGCCTGGTGTCGACGGGCGCTGGCAGGTGGGCGACCGCGTCGGGTTGGGTTTCCTGGGAGGCCAGTGCGGGCAGTGCGAGTTCTGCCGCTACGGCGATTTCGTGAACTGCACGGATCAGCCCCTGCCGGGCACCACGGTCGACGGCGGTTACGCCGAGATGGTGTACGCCAGGGCGTCCGGATTGGTGCGGGTCCCCGACGGCTTCGACGCGCTGACCGCCGCGCCGCTCTTGTGTGCCGGAGTGACGGTGTTCAACGCGTTGCGTACCGGGCAGGCGCCGCTGAACACCCTGGTGGCGGTGCAGGGGATCGGTGGGCTGGGGCACCTCGGGGTCCACTACGCCAAGGCGATGGGTTACCGCGTCGCCGCTATCGCCCGCGGCACCGAGAAGGCCGCGCTGGCGCGCAGTCTGGGCGCCGATCACTACATCGACAGTTCGGTCGAGGACACCGCCCAGGCTCTGCGTGACCTCGGTGGGGCCACCGCGGTGGTCGCCACCGCGGCCAACGGATCGTCCATGGCGGGGCTGGTCGCAGGGCTGCGTCCGCGCGGCAGGCTGGTGGTGGTGGGCGCCTCGCCCGAGCCGATTCCCGTGCAGAGTTCGGATCTGATCTTCGGTGGTCGCAGCGTGGTGGGGAGCCTGACCGGATCGGCCATCGAGAACGAGGACAACCTGGATTTTGCGCTCACCCATCAGATCGCACCGATGATCGAGCCGCTCCCGTTCGCCGACGCGCCGGCCGCCTATGAGCGCATGATGTCGGGCCGCGCGCGTTTCCGGGTGGTCCTCGACTTCGCGGCTACAACAGGAAGGTGA
- a CDS encoding ATP-dependent DNA ligase, with protein sequence MERLGRVRLTNADKVLYPQTGTTKAEVFDYYVAIAEVMVAHTAGRAATRKRWPNGVEQPSFFEKQLASSAPDWLSRGTVKHGSGSITYPIIDSQESLAWIAQQAALEVHVPQWRFESGVAGPATRLVFDLDPGDDVPMSQLCEVARAVRDLMADVGLTVYPLTSGSKGMHLYARFADPVSSRGAVVLAKRVAQQLEQVMPKKVTSSMSKSQRAGKVFLDWSQNSGSKTTIAPYSLRGRERPTVAAPRTWEELDAPESLEHLTFDEVLARVASDGDLLEALDPDAPVADKLTTYRTMRDAEKTPEPVPSSKPGVGKDNTFVIQEHHARRLHYDFRLERGGVLVSWAVPKNLPETPSVNHLAVHTEDHPLEYATFEGDIPRGEYGGGKVIIWDSGTYEAEKFRDAGVDGGPIGKGGKGHEKGEVIVTLHGSKITGRYALIQTDGKNWIAHRMKEQAQPGIGDFAPMLASHGSVAKLKSGTWGFEGKWDGYRLLVEADHGTLRLRFRSGRDVTGEFPQLQSLAADLADHHVVLDGEVVALDSTGVPSFGELQNRARSTRIEFWAFDLLLLDGRSLLRAKYSDRRRLLEAFADGTDLIVPEQLPGDGSQALEYARAHRFEGVVAKKKDSTYQPGRRSASWIKDKLWNTQEVVIGGWRQGEGGRSSGIGALLMGVPGDDGLDFAGRVGTGFTEKDLTKLKKMLTPVDESPFSTELVGPDARGVTFVDPVYVGEVRYSERTSDGRLRQPSWRGLRPDKEPSEVAWE encoded by the coding sequence ATGGAGCGCTTGGGACGTGTCCGGCTGACAAATGCCGACAAGGTGCTCTATCCGCAGACCGGAACGACCAAGGCCGAGGTCTTCGACTACTACGTCGCGATCGCCGAGGTGATGGTTGCGCACACCGCGGGCCGGGCCGCCACCCGCAAGCGCTGGCCCAACGGTGTGGAACAACCGTCGTTCTTCGAAAAGCAGCTGGCCTCCAGCGCGCCGGACTGGCTCTCGCGGGGCACCGTGAAACACGGGTCCGGCAGCATCACGTACCCGATCATCGACAGCCAGGAGTCGCTCGCCTGGATCGCGCAGCAGGCGGCTTTGGAAGTGCATGTACCGCAATGGCGTTTCGAATCCGGGGTGGCGGGACCGGCGACCCGGCTGGTATTCGACCTGGACCCCGGCGACGACGTACCGATGAGCCAGTTGTGCGAGGTGGCTCGCGCAGTGCGTGACCTGATGGCCGACGTCGGCCTGACGGTTTACCCGCTGACCAGCGGCAGCAAGGGCATGCACCTGTACGCGCGGTTCGCGGACCCGGTGTCCTCGCGCGGTGCGGTGGTGCTGGCCAAACGTGTTGCACAGCAGCTGGAACAGGTGATGCCAAAGAAGGTCACCTCGTCGATGAGCAAGAGTCAACGCGCCGGCAAGGTGTTCCTGGACTGGAGCCAGAACAGCGGGTCGAAGACCACCATCGCCCCCTATTCGCTGCGCGGCCGCGAGCGGCCGACGGTCGCGGCGCCGCGCACCTGGGAGGAACTGGACGCCCCGGAATCCCTGGAGCACCTCACGTTCGACGAGGTGCTCGCTCGTGTCGCCTCCGACGGTGACCTTCTGGAGGCCCTGGATCCCGACGCACCGGTGGCCGACAAGCTCACCACCTACCGCACCATGCGCGACGCCGAGAAGACGCCGGAGCCGGTGCCCTCATCGAAACCTGGAGTGGGCAAAGACAATACATTCGTCATCCAGGAACACCATGCGCGGCGGCTACACTACGACTTCCGACTGGAACGCGGCGGTGTGCTGGTGTCCTGGGCCGTGCCGAAGAACCTGCCGGAGACGCCGTCGGTGAACCATCTGGCCGTCCACACCGAAGACCATCCGCTCGAGTACGCCACCTTCGAAGGGGACATCCCGCGAGGCGAGTACGGCGGCGGCAAGGTGATCATCTGGGATTCCGGAACCTACGAGGCGGAGAAGTTCCGGGATGCCGGCGTCGACGGAGGGCCGATCGGCAAGGGCGGTAAGGGTCATGAAAAGGGTGAAGTCATCGTCACGCTGCACGGCAGCAAGATCACCGGCCGGTACGCGCTGATCCAGACCGACGGCAAGAACTGGATCGCCCACCGGATGAAGGAGCAGGCCCAGCCAGGAATCGGCGACTTCGCCCCGATGCTCGCCAGCCATGGATCGGTGGCGAAGTTGAAATCCGGCACCTGGGGGTTCGAGGGCAAGTGGGACGGCTACCGGCTGCTGGTGGAAGCCGACCACGGGACACTGAGATTGAGGTTCCGCAGCGGCCGTGATGTCACCGGTGAGTTCCCCCAATTGCAGTCTCTTGCCGCCGACCTCGCCGACCATCATGTGGTGCTCGACGGCGAGGTGGTGGCACTCGACTCCACCGGGGTGCCGAGTTTCGGAGAGTTGCAGAACCGGGCGCGCTCCACCCGCATCGAGTTCTGGGCCTTCGACCTGTTGTTGTTGGATGGTCGATCCCTGTTGCGCGCCAAGTACTCCGACCGCCGTCGTCTACTGGAGGCCTTCGCCGACGGCACCGACCTGATCGTCCCCGAACAGCTTCCCGGCGACGGGTCGCAAGCGCTGGAGTATGCGCGCGCACACCGCTTCGAAGGGGTGGTGGCCAAGAAGAAGGACTCGACGTATCAACCGGGGCGGCGGTCGGCGTCGTGGATCAAGGACAAGCTGTGGAACACCCAGGAGGTGGTGATCGGCGGTTGGCGCCAGGGCGAGGGCGGCCGGTCCAGTGGCATCGGCGCGCTGCTGATGGGGGTTCCCGGTGACGACGGGCTGGATTTCGCCGGCCGCGTCGGCACCGGATTCACCGAAAAAGACCTGACCAAGCTCAAGAAGATGCTCACTCCCGTTGATGAATCCCCGTTCAGTACAGAGCTCGTCGGCCCCGACGCCCGGGGTGTCACCTTCGTGGACCCGGTGTACGTGGGGGAGGTGCGCTACAGCGAGCGGACCTCCGACGGTCGCCTGCGGCAGCCGAGCTGGCGGGGACTGCGGCCGGACAAGGAGCCGTCAGAGGTGGCGTGGGAGTAA